In the genome of Capricornis sumatraensis isolate serow.1 chromosome 4, serow.2, whole genome shotgun sequence, the window TGGCCTCCTTCCTGCTCTGCCCCTCTCCAGTACACGGTTACTCCTCCACCCCCTTTGTCTGGGAGCTTACGATATGCTGGGGATCCTCGCCTTCCTCATCAGGCAGCTGACATCTTAGAGGCAATCAAGGACAGTAGTTCTTTGCCTCTTAACTCGAACATATTCAAATTCTTGGAGGTGGAAACAAAGCAGAATAACATAGTTTCATCTGTGGTAGTTTAGAGGTCATTTCAGGTGATTTAATATCCTGTTGAGTTCTAGACCCCTTTCAACATTCAGTTTCTGATTAAAGTTAAGACACTGTGAGGGGGGTGGAGGGTGAAAGGACAGAAAGAAGGCTGGTataaaggaagaagggagagctccaaaagaagatgagaaaaggaaataactaTTCAAGAAGTGGAGGAAATAAGACAGTAGAGATCAAGAGACAGGTGACTTTAAAATCATAGAATCATGGGCAGCTGGAACTGGAACATGAGGAATAAGAATATGTGGTGGAGCCAGGTCAGGTGACTCGGTGACAAATGACAGTATTCCAGCACATCAGTTACTCGGTCACTGAGAAGTACTAGGGGGAAGGGATGGTCCCCATATGGGAGGACGGACCTGGGTCTTGACTACCACGGCTCACCGCCTCTTTTTCTCCCCATGCAGTTCTGAAACAGCTAGAAGAACTGCTGAGTGACATGAAAGCTGATGTGACTCGACTCCCAGCCACTATTGCCCGAATCCCCCCAGTTGCTGTGAGGCTACAGATGTCAGAGCGTAATATTCTCAGTCGCCTGGCAAACCGGGCGCCTGAACCACCTCCACAGCAGGTATAGGACCATTTTCCTCTGGCCAGCTGTTGAACAGAGCCATTCTGGAAGTTGGAAACTTTGCTGTTTGTCCCTAGCTTCACAGGCTGGGCAGCGGGGTGGGCTTAGCAGTGAGTCCTCTTGGGATCTAGTGGGTTGCTGTGGTCTCGGAACTCTGACTCCCTTGGCCTTCTCTTCCTATAGGTAGcccagcagcagtgaagacccagatgGAAGATACCACCTCCACCGCTGAGCAGTGACCTTCCTCACTTTCCCTTGCCCAGATTCTCCCCTGGGGGCCCGAGagaccctctccttccttctgcccCATCTTCTAAGTTGTAGAGGAACAGCTCCCGGAGCactaggggaggggagggagtgagggGCAGTGGTGCCCTTCCTGCTGGAGAGACTGCAGCAGTAGCGCCGGCGCCATCTGCAGGGAGCTGGCGGGCTGGCCTTCTGGGCCCTGGCTTCTCCCCACTGTAACACTGTCTGTTACACACGAACTGTTGTGGGTTCCCGCCAGGCTTGAAGAAAATGATCTGAGTTTCTTCCTCCTTCCGTTTTATTTTGTTGGttgattttgtgttttcttttctcctttttgggGGGTATTCACAGTGGGCCGGGCCCCTGGGCGAGACACAGCTACCTCTGTTGGCATCTTTTTAATACCAGGAACCCAGCGGCTCCAGCCCCTGAGTGGCTAGAatgaaataaagtggaaaaaaaaaaaaaaggaaaagaaccaaaagcataaaaaaaaatttcttgatgaaaactgaaaataaaagtttCCTTGTATTTTAGTGCTCTGGTTCAGTGTGGGTGTAGGTGCAGGTGGGTGAGTGAGTGACGGGAGCCCCGGGACACCTGTAATTGGAGAACAGGGGTTTCCTTGTATCATCAGAGTCCACGTAAGAATCGACTCTCCCATCTGTACACGTGTTCCGGGCAGGACGCCTTCCCCACGCCCCGCCACCCGCGGTTCACAACCTGATCCGTGGCTTCCCGGCTCTGCGAGCGTGCGGAAGCAGGCTTCTCCAAGCTGTAGAAATATCatgcataaaatgaaaagatcttCCTCGCAGTGTTGTGAAGGTGGAACCAGGGCTGGAACAGTATTTTTAACAGCTGAGCGCCACCGTTTACTTGCAGGAAGGCTGAAGCCAGTTTTTCTGTTAGCTTGCGTGGGTGAAATGTGGACACGAGATGCCTTCCGACCTCCAAGACGGGAACCTGGTCAGAGAGGACTCTTACCTGAGAGGCAGCGCGGGTCCTGCGGTCAAGGAAGAGGGTTTCCGCGTCACAGGCGTGGGGGCCGCCGATCTCGGGGCAACGTCAGGCGGAGGGCGCAGCTTTGGCGCCGGTGTTCGAGGGGGAAGGGGCGGCTTCCGGGTACAGTATTTCCAAATGAACTCTACCCCTGGAGTGGAGGGCGGGGAAGTCGAAGACGCCTCGTGGGCACCGCCTTCGCCAGCGGGGAGAGCGGAGCGGTCCGCTCTGGAATCCTGCCCGGCTTCGCGCCGGCCCGGCGAGCAAGTGTTCCGGCTTCCTCATCGGACCGGAAGGCCGGAAGAGGCGGGACTTCGGGGCGCGCAGTGCGCCTGCGCGAGACGTTTCCGTGGGGTGGTGTCTGATCTCCCGGCCGAGCCGCACGTGGAACTCCGTGCCTTCCTCTTTCAGGTGAGCCGAGGCTTCGGGCGGGTCTGAACTAAGTCAGGTGAGGGAGAGTGAGACGCTGACTTGGATTGGGACGTGTGGAGGGGCACCTGGCGCGTGGGACCCAGGGCCTGGGGCTCAGCGTGGAGTGGAGGTTTGGCTAGGCCTCGAGAGGCTAGGGGGCAGCTGAGTCGAGGTTCTGATGGAGTCGTTGCCCTTTCCTGACCGTCTGCGATCTGCCTTTCCCTTTCAGCACGTTTACCATCTCCCGTTTTTGTGTTCCCCAGGACCATGGGGCGCAAATTGGACCCTACGAAGAAGGAGAAGCGCGGGCCGGGCCGAAAGGCCCGGAAACAGAAAGGTGCAGAGACCGAACTCGCCAAATTCTTGCCTGCAGGTAAGAGTCAGGCGTGCTTCCCCTCCTGATACTCCCGCTTTTGCGTTATTCTTCCTTTATATCTTAACTCTTTCGTTTTTTTGGTCTATGTGTTCATTTTCCTTTCGAACAGAACGTTGTAATGATTTACTAGAAGACTAGTATGAATGAAATACTCTGATTAGCATTTAGAACTTAGAGGAGATGCAGCAGGGACACAAGAAGCTATGCAAGGACAGGTGTGATTCAACGTTGAGGGAGTTCCCAGGAGGGGGCAAGCCATAGAGTTAAGATAGCTTAAAAAGATTCTGTAAAGAAGTTGGGTTTTGGGAAAAATGGATGACACTGTAGCAAGGGGAGGTTGGGAAGGGGGCAGTCCACTCACTGTGAACTGCGTTGTGGAGGAGATGGAGACGATAACCACAAATCTGGTTCCTGCATAATACTTGGTTGTCTACTGCATGGAAGACAgggtgggaggggagaaggggcaggTAGTTCATGTGCATCTTTGTATAAAAGATGTGATTAATTGAGGTGTTGGCAAGTGCTCAACACTGTGTTGAACCCTTTGGGCTCATATCACCGCAGTGTCCTATGAGAGAGGTGCTGCTTAGAAAGTGGATGCTGAGAGTTTAACTTGCAGACAATTATCAGTTGTCCGTAATTGATAATTATCAAAGAGCTGAGATTTAAATGGTAAGTTATTTAGAGAATATATGAACGGCAGCAGTTGTGGAATCTGTGGTTGGTAACTGATTGTATTGTTTAGTCgcctcagtgtgtctgactctcttgcgatcgcatggactgtagcccgccaggctcctttgtccatgggatttcccacggaagaatactggagtgggttgccatatccttcgcTAGGGGAcggagccagggattgaacttgtgtctgttgcattggcaggtggattctttgccactgagccaccagggaagccctggtaactGATTAGTTGAGAGTAAAAGaaagagcagaagaaagaatTTGTGTTACCAGAATGGTGCTGATGCCATTGAAACCAGTCTGGAGGGAGGCCCAGTTTGGATTTGGTTGGTGAACAACCAGACGGAGCTCGTCTCCTTGGCATCTGTTGGCCGGCTTCTGGGAGAGCACGTGGTGTGTGTGCcctgtcatcctctgtcaccccatggattgtagcctgcaaggctcctctgtccatgggatccttcaggcaagaatactggagtgggttgcagttgcCTTCcccatcccaactcagggatcgagcctgagtctcctgcattgccgccggattctttatggtctgagccaccagggaagcccccagagcgCAGTGGAGTGGCTTACTGTTTACTCCCTTTAATTAGTATCCTAGTTGTTTCTCCTGTAATCTCCTATTctgattgtttgttttttgaacagGTGGTGATGAAAATTCTAAAAGGCTGTCAAGTCGTGCTCGAAAGAGGTGAGTGTGTCCAGACCTAGATTACACGGATTAAATCGGTCCTGCTCGTCTTTCAACATGTGATCCCATGTGATCAAGCTGATGGGAAGGGCTGTTGGGGACTGTCACATTTCCCCACTCTGGGAGGTGGCAGAGCCTGGAGGTGTGTTCCGTTTTCTACTTCTTATGTGTTTTTAGGGCAGCCAAGAGAAGGTTGAGCTCTGCTGAAGCCCCTGAGATGAATAAGTCCCTTGGGGCCAAACCGTTGCCTGGGAAGCTACCAAAAGGTCAGTGAAAATAAGAGCTGGGTGCTTCCTCTGGGTCCTGGGGAAGGAGGGACTTGCTGAGCATTTCTGACCTGAAAGGAACAGCCACAGGATATTCTCGGGCGTAGGGGAGGCAGGTTCTATCAGTGTGTGGCTGCCACCGGTCTAGGATTCTGCAAACCCTTTGGGGTCTCTGCAGGAGCTGTCCAGACACCTGGTAAGAAGGAAGCCTTGTCCTTATTTAATATTGCTCGAGGCAAGAAGCGCCCGGCACCAACTCATAGCagtgcagaggaggaggaggaagactcTGAAGGGGACGGTGTGGTGAACCAGGAGGACCTCTGGGGCTCCGAGGACAGTGATGCCGATATGATAGATGATTATGGAGCTGGCTCCAACTCAGAGGACGAAGATGAGGATGACGATGAAGAGGTGGGCTCCATCTCTCTGGATCTCCCAGAAGCGATCCTTGCCTTTTATTAGAGTCTTTCCAGATTGCTTTGACTGTCTCTCAGTGATGAGGGTAAGCCTGAGGAGAGAAAAGGGACTTTGGTGTGCCATCACTGTTTCAGAGCACCGATTACCTCCTCTCAGCACATGTGCAAGTTTAGAAGAGCCATAGGGATAGAGTACTTTGAAACATGAGATTTTCCTTTTGATACAGCAATTCCACCTTAGGAATGTGATCCAGAATGCAGGCAGGTTTACTTGTTAAAGTATAAGGAGTTATTACGTATTATACAGTTCATATATTTGTGTCATTAGAAAAGTTCAAGCAAAATTCAGCGCAAGTGTCCTCTTGCACCCCTCACCCACATCCCCCTCGTCTCTACAGAGCTACCATTTTGAAGTTTCCAGGCACCGTCCATGTGGACCATAATGCCAAAAGTCTGGAAGCTTCCAAAATGTCCGGTTTACTTAAGTGAATTAAAGttcattcatatgtggaatcaaCATTTGGCCAATATGTCTGTGAAAATGCTTGTGTTCTTACTGTGAATGAGAGAGGCAAGAAGCAAACTTGAAAATGCATCGTGATTTTAACTGAAAAATGACGTAGAGTAAGTGTGTAGGGAAATACGGCGAAACGGGCACCCTCAGGGCAGTTTTCGTCCCCACCCTGTGTATGGTATGGTGTGGGAAGACCAATATAATGAACGCTTTGAATTCCTCGTTTTATTTCAACAGTGGTAAATATCGTGCCAAGCATACAGTCACTTTTGTagaatctgtatttctttctggGAGCAAGACTTATGTTTGTATTTAGGAAAGAAACAGGTGGGAGGTGTTCTGTGGGCTGGTGGGTGGGTCGGCTTTGCACCTCCAGCCACTTGTCTCTCTTTTCAGTTGTTGCCCATTGAAAGGGCTGCTCGAAAGCAGAAGGCCCAGGAAGCGGTTGCTGGGTGAGTTGTGGAAACTCTTCTTCGGGTGGAGCGTAGGCGGCAGCTGGGGAGGAGGAAAGCTCAAGGAAGGAGGAGGTGTCGGCTTTGATCTGTGAGCCACCCTGCTCCTGGACCTGTGTGCAGGGACCAGTGGAGCGAGGAGACGACTGacgaagaggaggaagaggagcaggtGTCTGCAGAGTCAGGCCCCAGAGAGGACGAGGAGTCGGAAGGGGGCCTGCAGATCAATGTGGATGAGGAGGAGCCTTTGCTGCCCCCTGCTGGGGAGGTGGAGCAGGATATCCTTCCAGAGCAGGGTGTGGGGGGATGTGTTTGTGAGAAGGGGTTTCCAGGCCTGCCATCCCCCCTCGCCATTACACACACACCCGGAAACAGTTCCTTAATGGGCCCACATACCCAAGCTCCAGACTTGCAGCGTGTTCACAAACGCATCCAGGATATAGTGGGTGTGCTGCGtgactttgggactcagagggaggaGGGTCGGTCTCGCTCAGAATACCTACAGCGGCTTCGCAAGGACCTGGCCACTTACTACTCATACGGCGACTTTCTGCTGGGCAAGCTCATGGACCTCTTCCCTCTGTCCGAGGTACCCACTCGTTCGTCCCTGATGCTGGTCTGCGTTTCCTTCCTGTTCCCCCATGTAAGGAGATAGCTGGCCTCCTGGCCCTCTGCTCTCCTGGTGGAGCCCCTCGGCCAGCCTGACTCCCTCCTCCCACTGTCCTCTGTCCCAGCTGGTGGAGTTCCTGGAAGCCAACGAAGTGCCTCGGCCCATCACCCTCAGGACCAACACCTTGAAGACCCGGCGCCGGGACCTTGCtcaggtgagaggtgggaggcgGTAACTTCTGTGCGCCCAGAGACTCCTGCATGCCACCCTTATCATTTACGGCCACAATCCAGGGGGCGAACTTGGACAGGCCTGGTGCCAAGCTGGGTCAACCTGCCGGCTCAGGGCCGAGGATCCGTGTGGAGTGGGAAGTTCGTCCCCTCAGCCTCTGCTCCCTGTGACTGGGCAGTGATGGAAGTGCTGCCTCACAGAGAGACGGGTGGAGTTGTCTGTCTCATCAGTCATGGGGAAGCTGGTGAGACCGTGATTCCTGCCTGCAGGAAAAGACAGGACACGCAGGCCCGAGCAGTATTTGGAGCTCATCATTTCCAAGGGTCCCAGGTTAAACCCTGGGGTCTAGAGGCAGTGGTGTGGCCCTGTGTGTGGCGTGTCTTCGGCGCTAGGTGACCCGACAGCTGTCTTCAAAGTGCCGTCACCAGCACTGTTCAACTGATGGCAAGGGTGCTGAGGCGCTGGGAAAATTGGGTTCTGCTTCCACGAGGTGAAAGAGCAGGAGCTGGCAGTCTGCTCCATGGGAATGGAGTTCAGACCTCGAGTTAGAACCTGAGGCCCAGGAAGAGGAgacatggggagggaggggagaaaccGCTCATTTCTCCCATCTGTGCCGACTGCATCCTTACTGAGCTCTAGGGCTGTGGTGCCACAGGCCTCTGACATGGCCATATCTTCACATCTCCAGCCTCTCTCAGAGCCTTGACTTCAAGGTTCTAAAACCTTCATCCGTCTTAACCTTTAGGCACTCATCAATCGTGGAGTTAATCTGGACCCCCTGGGCAAGTGGTCCAAGACAGGACTCGTGGTGTATGACTCTTCGGTGCCCATTGGTGAGTGCGCCCCGCCCCAGAGCCCTTCCACCTCTGCCCTCGTTCCAGCGCGTCACCTGCAGGCTCTCCTCCACAGGGGCCACGCCTGAGTACCTGGCCGGGCACTATATGCTGCAGGGGGCCTCCAGCATGTTGCCTGTCATGGCCTTGGCACCCCAGGAACACGAGCGGATCCTGGACATGTGCTGTGCCCCTGGAGGAAAGACCAGCTACATAGGTAAGAGGAGGGGCCGGCAGGGCGAGGACCCATCCTTAGGAAGCAGGGGGTGGGGTCAGTGACTTGAGGGCACTCAAGAAACAGCCCCAGGCGGCCCAGTTCTAGCCCCATGGTGCCTTTTCCTGCCcacgtgaccttgggcaaggtctTGGTTCTCTGGTCCTCTGTAGAAGGGCGAGGTGATGGTGCACAGGTTGGCCTTTATGTCTTGCTTGGATTGTGAAAGTTACATATGTGTGCACAAGTAACCGTTACATACAGTGACTTGTAACCATTTAATTAAACTTGGAAGAATAACTGAGGCTGCTGAGTAACAATGGAAAAACCACCCTGGCAGGTTTGCTCATCACAGGGCCCAGCACAGACTGGGTCGACAGCGGGGAACATGGCTTCCTGGGGAAGGGCTGAGGCTTTGccggcagggggaggggaagccCAGCAGGTGTGGAGGCAGAAAAGCTGCAGCTGAGCCCCGTGCCCTTCTCCCTTCAGCCCAGCTCATGAAGAACACAGGGGTGATCCTCGCCAACGATGCCAATGCCGAGCGGCTCAAGAGTGTGGTGGGCAACCTGCACCGGCTGGGGGTCACCAATGCCATCATCAGCCACTACGATGGGCGCCAGTTCCCCAAGGTGGGGCTCCCACTGGGCGTCTCTCCTCCCCCACTTCGTGACCTCAGGATGTTGAGACTTGCCCCTGAGAAGCTCACAGTATAGTTCCATTGCCCCAAAATATCCTCTTCACCTCCCCTTTCCCCAGGTGGTGGGCGGCTTTGACCGAGTCCTGCTGGATGCTCCCTGCAGTGGCACTGGGGTCATCTCCAAGGACCCTGCCGTGAAGACGAACAaggtgcagggggtgggggaccaGCTGGGGGAGGGGCGCCCCCGGGCAGCCAGCGGCACTCTCCTCCCAAAGCCCCCTGTTGGGATTCCAATGCCTGGGTCTCTCTGtcttgggggcaggacgagaaggacATCCTACGCTGTGCCCACCTGCAGAAGGAGCTGCTCCTGAGTGCTATTGATTCTGTCAACGCCAGCTCCAAGACAGGGGGCTACCTCGTCTACTGCACCTGCTCCATCATGGTGAGGCGTGTTGGGGCACGGGAGGGAGCTAGCCTGGGGCTGTCATGCCCTCAGCGCCCCTTCAACTCCAGCTCTGCTTTCCTTCCGTCTCCCCTACACATCAGGTGGAGGAGAACGAGTGGGTGGTGGACTACGCCCTGAAAAAGAGAAACGTGCGCCTGGTGCCCACTGGCCTGGACTTCGGCCAGGAGGGCTTCACCCGCTTCCGGGAAAGGCGCTTCCACCCCACACTGCGCTCCACCCGCCGCTTCTACCCTCACACCCACAACATGGATGGCTTCTTTATTGCCAAGTTCAAGAAATTCTCCAATTCTATCCCCCAGTCCCAAACGGGTAAGTGATCTGCTTTTTGCTCTCTTCATCTCCACCTTTGCTCTTTCCCCCTCCAGAGGCCTTGGAGTGTGGCTGCAGGGAAGGGTGGTCCTTGCCCCCCCCTAGCTTACCCTTGAATGCTGGGGTGAGAGATCCTTTTCATTCCAGCTAGAACTGGTCCCAGGGCTGAACCCCAGTTGGGTATGTTAAAGGGTTTGTGTGGATCGAGCCCTTTGCTCAGTTGTGCCAGGTGGCTGCAGTTGTCAGCAGCGAATGCTCTCCAGCAGGGGTGTGGTTTCTTGGCCGGGGGTGGCCTTCCTGGTAACAGATCTCAGCCTCAGCAGTGGGCTGGCGCAGGACTCCTCAGAACATCAGTTCTTTGCAGTCTCACTAATTGCAGATGGTTTTCTTGGCTGTCTTGGGGAGTTTGGACTGGGCCATAAAGGCCAGGGTGGGGTTTTCTGAAACAAACCTGAGGGCTCTGCCTCCTGGGATGTCACCCTAGGCTTAGTTGCACGAGGGAGAGGTGGACTTCTTTGCACACAAACTTGGTGACTTTTCTCTATAAACAATGCCTCTTAACATGAGTCGCATTTGCATGTTAACACATCTCTTCAAGAAGCAGCAAAgtaccctatatatatatattttttgctgtaACTTAAAAGATACATATTGACTATGTCAGTCTTCATTCATGAAGACTAGCTTGTTTTTAGTTACTCTGTGTGCCTTATTTGTCTGCATCTCATCAAAAGCTGCATGGAAGAAAACATCTTTTCTGATTAAAGAAGAAGCCCAGTGCTTCAAGTTTGTTCAGGATTCACCTCCTGCTGGCCCCCAAGGGGCACAGCTTCCTCTGAAAACCTTTTGGCCCATGGATGGGTAATGGTATCTTCTCTTTATTACAGATTGCAAATACGACTTGAGTAGAGGCTAGGTGAAACTAAGTAATCTGAATCTAGGTGATCTGCTCCTAGGTAC includes:
- the NOP2 gene encoding 28S rRNA (cytosine(4447)-C(5))-methyltransferase isoform X2, translated to MGRKLDPTKKEKRGPGRKARKQKGAETELAKFLPAGGDENSKRLSSRARKRAAKRRLSSAEAPEMNKSLGAKPLPGKLPKGAVQTPGKKEALSLFNIARGKKRPAPTHSSAEEEEEDSEGDGVVNQEDLWGSEDSDADMIDDYGAGSNSEDEDEDDDEELLPIERAARKQKAQEAVAGDQWSEETTDEEEEEEQVSAESGPREDEESEGGLQINVDEEEPLLPPAGEVEQDTQAPDLQRVHKRIQDIVGVLRDFGTQREEGRSRSEYLQRLRKDLATYYSYGDFLLGKLMDLFPLSELVEFLEANEVPRPITLRTNTLKTRRRDLAQALINRGVNLDPLGKWSKTGLVVYDSSVPIGATPEYLAGHYMLQGASSMLPVMALAPQEHERILDMCCAPGGKTSYIAQLMKNTGVILANDANAERLKSVVGNLHRLGVTNAIISHYDGRQFPKVVGGFDRVLLDAPCSGTGVISKDPAVKTNKDEKDILRCAHLQKELLLSAIDSVNASSKTGGYLVYCTCSIMVEENEWVVDYALKKRNVRLVPTGLDFGQEGFTRFRERRFHPTLRSTRRFYPHTHNMDGFFIAKFKKFSNSIPQSQTGNSATSTPTNPDLPNVNGQVTPKSESGSPSTKKAGQAKQRLQKQQHPKKSSFQKQNGISKGTDTELSTVSAVTKAQASSRLQDSSQPPETAAVVREPKEAGKLKQQSPKLQSSRKAAFRKQCAPPKTMDTDLPAAPSLSKTQATPKPEDRDQPFGNTTGAEKVKHQVAEQPFKKAAFQKRDGTPKGLKTPTVSSRSSSRPPPAKRRKSQSRGSLQPALTSVDG
- the NOP2 gene encoding 28S rRNA (cytosine(4447)-C(5))-methyltransferase isoform X1; translation: MGRKLDPTKKEKRGPGRKARKQKGAETELAKFLPAGGDENSKRLSSRARKRAAKRRLSSAEAPEMNKSLGAKPLPGKLPKGAVQTPGKKEALSLFNIARGKKRPAPTHSSAEEEEEDSEGDGVVNQEDLWGSEDSDADMIDDYGAGSNSEDEDEDDDEELLPIERAARKQKAQEAVAGDQWSEETTDEEEEEEQVSAESGPREDEESEGGLQINVDEEEPLLPPAGEVEQDTQAPDLQRVHKRIQDIVGVLRDFGTQREEGRSRSEYLQRLRKDLATYYSYGDFLLGKLMDLFPLSEVPTRSSLMLVCVSFLFPHLVEFLEANEVPRPITLRTNTLKTRRRDLAQALINRGVNLDPLGKWSKTGLVVYDSSVPIGATPEYLAGHYMLQGASSMLPVMALAPQEHERILDMCCAPGGKTSYIAQLMKNTGVILANDANAERLKSVVGNLHRLGVTNAIISHYDGRQFPKVVGGFDRVLLDAPCSGTGVISKDPAVKTNKDEKDILRCAHLQKELLLSAIDSVNASSKTGGYLVYCTCSIMVEENEWVVDYALKKRNVRLVPTGLDFGQEGFTRFRERRFHPTLRSTRRFYPHTHNMDGFFIAKFKKFSNSIPQSQTGNSATSTPTNPDLPNVNGQVTPKSESGSPSTKKAGQAKQRLQKQQHPKKSSFQKQNGISKGTDTELSTVSAVTKAQASSRLQDSSQPPETAAVVREPKEAGKLKQQSPKLQSSRKAAFRKQCAPPKTMDTDLPAAPSLSKTQATPKPEDRDQPFGNTTGAEKVKHQVAEQPFKKAAFQKRDGTPKGLKTPTVSSRSSSRPPPAKRRKSQSRGSLQPALTSVDG